In Salinibacterium sp. ZJ70, one DNA window encodes the following:
- a CDS encoding ATP-dependent RecD-like DNA helicase: MPRSELAPEQQAVFEAIETTRDHIFVTGRAGTGKSTLLEYLAWNTSKQLVVCAPTGVAALNVGGQTIHSLFRLPIGVIADHEIEQSPELKKLLNAIETLVIDEVSMVNADLLDAIDRSLRQARQRHHEPFGGVQLVLFGDPFQLAPVPGDGDERAYFADHYRSIWFFDAKVWDEADLVIYELGTIHRQHELEFKHLLNGVRYGMVTAEMAGRLNSVGARPAPDDGTITLATTNATVNRINASALGRLPGRAMSAVADVNGEFGGRAFPADEKLELKVGAQVMFLRNDAGGEGRWVNGTLGEVIKITDVVTVEVGGERHEVHPVTWERYRYSYSPVTKQLSKDVVAEFTQFPLRLAWAVTIHKSQGKSYDQAIIDLGPRTFAPGQTYVALSRLTSLDGLYMTRPLRPSDIIVDENVKRFMSGAKPIPGIDA, encoded by the coding sequence GTGCCGCGCTCCGAACTCGCCCCCGAACAGCAGGCCGTGTTCGAGGCGATCGAGACCACGCGCGACCACATCTTCGTGACGGGTCGCGCCGGAACCGGAAAGTCGACGCTGCTCGAGTACCTCGCGTGGAACACGTCGAAGCAGCTCGTCGTGTGCGCGCCCACGGGCGTCGCGGCACTGAACGTGGGCGGCCAGACCATCCACTCGCTGTTCCGGCTGCCGATCGGCGTCATCGCCGACCACGAGATCGAGCAGTCACCCGAGCTCAAGAAGCTGCTCAACGCCATCGAGACGCTCGTGATCGACGAGGTCTCGATGGTCAACGCCGACCTTCTCGACGCGATCGACCGCAGCCTGCGCCAGGCGCGTCAGCGCCACCACGAGCCCTTCGGCGGGGTGCAGCTCGTGCTGTTCGGCGACCCGTTCCAGCTGGCGCCCGTGCCGGGCGACGGCGATGAGCGCGCCTACTTCGCCGACCACTACCGCTCGATCTGGTTCTTCGACGCCAAGGTGTGGGATGAGGCCGACCTCGTGATCTACGAGCTCGGCACCATCCACCGGCAGCACGAGCTCGAGTTCAAGCACCTGCTGAACGGCGTGCGCTACGGCATGGTGACGGCTGAGATGGCGGGGCGCCTCAACTCTGTGGGGGCACGACCCGCACCCGACGACGGCACGATCACTCTCGCGACGACCAACGCCACCGTCAACCGCATCAACGCCTCCGCGCTCGGTCGACTTCCGGGCCGTGCCATGTCGGCGGTCGCCGATGTCAACGGCGAGTTCGGGGGCCGCGCGTTCCCGGCCGACGAGAAGCTCGAGCTCAAGGTGGGCGCGCAGGTCATGTTCCTGCGCAACGACGCCGGCGGCGAGGGCCGCTGGGTGAACGGCACCCTCGGCGAGGTCATCAAGATCACGGATGTCGTCACGGTCGAGGTGGGCGGCGAGCGACACGAGGTGCACCCGGTCACGTGGGAGCGGTATCGCTACAGCTACTCGCCCGTCACGAAGCAGCTCTCGAAGGATGTCGTCGCCGAGTTCACGCAGTTCCCGCTGCGTCTGGCGTGGGCGGTGACGATCCACAAGTCGCAGGGCAAGAGCTACGACCAGGCGATCATCGACCTCGGTCCGCGCACCTTCGCGCCCGGGCAGACGTATGTGGCGCTCAGCCGCCTCACCTCGCTTGACGGGCTCTACATGACCCGGCCGCTGCGTCCGAGCGACATCATCGTCGACGAGAACGTCAAGCGGTTCATGTCGGGCGCGAAGCCGATCCCCGGCATCGACGCGTAA
- a CDS encoding cytochrome c oxidase assembly protein: MRRVAWVTAPAIFLLAAFAAVLAALAIGGGAAAPPFIDPGAVVRYGIPIATVFVDLGAAGAIGALVLACFALTPGERAYERAVDIAAGAAAVWTISSAVMAFFLFQSLRIEAPTLDDAYGQQLGTFLTEVSAGRAWLTTTLVAAAVTAMCFAVRHVGTLAFVAVGAALGLIPIAQQGHAGATADHNLAVSSIWLHIVFAGIWVGGLLTIALVRPLLNEGRLRTVLARYSTVALVCFLVVAFSGFVSASIRVGALDQLTSGYGLIVVGKVTALLVLGLLGAVQRRAVIARVRDAAPGWFRLLIVSEIAFMGIASGLAAGLARTAPPVPEVPASELTDPTPAEILTGRALPPELTPARYLTEWQLDPLWALVVVFFAFFYVAGVWRLRRRGDSWPWYRTVMWLAGLAVLLWVTNGAPALYGTYLFSTHMLGHMILTMAIPILLVLAAPVTLAARAIHRRDDGSRGAREWILWVVQSRYMGVLTNPIVAAIIFAGSLWVFYFTDMFRWAVSDHIGHVWMVIHFLLSGYLFALVLVGVDPVQKRPPYAFRLLLLLATMAFHAFFGLAIMSDTGLMLADWYGAMGRTWGLDPMEDQQWGGGIAWSVGEIPTVILAIVVAVQWARSDAREAKRRDRAAERDGDAELLAYNAMLAKRSGRD; encoded by the coding sequence GTGCGACGCGTAGCGTGGGTCACGGCACCCGCAATCTTCCTGCTCGCCGCGTTTGCGGCGGTGCTCGCCGCCCTCGCCATCGGCGGGGGAGCGGCTGCCCCGCCATTCATCGACCCGGGCGCGGTGGTGCGCTACGGCATCCCCATCGCGACGGTGTTCGTCGATCTCGGCGCCGCGGGCGCCATCGGCGCTCTCGTGCTCGCGTGCTTCGCCCTGACCCCGGGTGAGCGGGCCTACGAGCGCGCCGTCGACATCGCCGCCGGCGCAGCGGCGGTCTGGACCATCAGCTCGGCCGTGATGGCTTTCTTCCTGTTCCAGAGCCTGCGCATCGAGGCCCCCACGCTCGACGATGCCTACGGTCAGCAGCTCGGCACCTTCCTCACGGAGGTGTCCGCCGGGCGCGCCTGGCTCACGACCACCCTCGTCGCCGCGGCGGTCACGGCGATGTGCTTCGCCGTGCGCCACGTGGGCACGCTCGCGTTCGTCGCGGTGGGCGCAGCGCTCGGCCTCATCCCGATCGCCCAGCAGGGTCACGCGGGCGCGACCGCTGACCACAACCTGGCCGTCAGCTCGATCTGGCTGCACATCGTGTTCGCGGGCATCTGGGTGGGCGGACTGCTCACCATCGCCCTCGTGCGCCCCCTGCTCAACGAGGGGCGCCTGCGTACGGTGCTCGCGCGCTATTCGACTGTGGCCCTCGTGTGCTTCCTGGTGGTGGCGTTCTCGGGCTTCGTCTCGGCGTCGATCCGCGTGGGGGCGCTCGATCAGCTCACGAGCGGATACGGCCTCATCGTCGTCGGCAAGGTGACCGCGCTGCTCGTGCTCGGCCTCCTGGGCGCCGTGCAGCGCCGCGCCGTGATCGCGCGGGTGCGCGACGCGGCACCCGGATGGTTCCGCCTGCTGATCGTCTCCGAGATCGCCTTCATGGGCATCGCGTCCGGCCTCGCCGCGGGCCTCGCGCGCACCGCGCCGCCCGTGCCCGAGGTGCCGGCGAGCGAGCTCACCGACCCGACCCCCGCCGAGATCCTCACCGGCCGCGCGCTGCCGCCCGAACTCACCCCCGCCCGCTACCTCACCGAATGGCAGCTCGACCCGCTGTGGGCGCTCGTGGTGGTGTTCTTCGCGTTCTTCTACGTGGCGGGCGTGTGGCGCCTGCGTCGTCGCGGCGACAGCTGGCCCTGGTACCGCACCGTCATGTGGCTCGCAGGCCTCGCGGTGCTCCTGTGGGTCACCAACGGCGCCCCCGCCCTCTACGGCACGTACCTGTTCTCGACGCACATGCTCGGGCACATGATCCTCACGATGGCGATCCCGATCCTGCTCGTGCTCGCCGCTCCCGTGACGCTCGCCGCCCGCGCCATCCACCGCCGCGATGACGGCAGCAGGGGTGCCCGGGAATGGATCCTGTGGGTCGTGCAGTCGCGCTACATGGGCGTGCTCACCAACCCGATCGTCGCGGCGATCATCTTCGCGGGATCCCTGTGGGTGTTCTACTTCACCGACATGTTCCGCTGGGCGGTCTCGGATCACATCGGGCACGTGTGGATGGTCATCCACTTCCTGCTCTCGGGGTACCTGTTCGCGCTCGTGCTCGTGGGCGTCGACCCGGTGCAGAAGCGCCCGCCGTATGCTTTCCGACTGCTGCTTCTGCTCGCCACGATGGCGTTCCACGCCTTCTTCGGGCTCGCGATCATGTCCGACACCGGACTCATGCTCGCCGACTGGTACGGCGCGATGGGCCGCACGTGGGGCCTCGATCCGATGGAGGATCAGCAGTGGGGTGGCGGCATCGCGTGGTCGGTGGGCGAGATTCCCACGGTCATCCTCGCGATCGTCGTGGCGGTGCAGTGGGCGCGCAGCGACGCACGTGAGGCGAAGCGCCGCGACCGCGCCGCGGAGCGCGACGGCGATGCCGAGCTCCTGGCTTACAACGCGATGCTCGCGAAGCGCTCCGGCCGCGACTGA
- a CDS encoding HU family DNA-binding protein, translated as MADTLNKSDLVAAIAAETGESQATVGKVVDAFFGTVAAQVGKGTKVSIPGWISFEKTARAARAGRNPATGETIQIAASNGVKVSAGSKLKAAVK; from the coding sequence ATGGCTGACACCCTCAACAAGAGCGACCTCGTCGCCGCAATCGCCGCGGAGACCGGCGAGAGCCAGGCGACCGTCGGCAAGGTCGTCGACGCGTTCTTCGGCACCGTCGCCGCCCAGGTCGGCAAGGGCACGAAGGTCAGCATCCCCGGCTGGATCTCGTTCGAGAAGACCGCTCGCGCCGCCCGTGCGGGCCGCAACCCCGCGACCGGCGAGACCATCCAGATCGCCGCGTCGAACGGCGTCAAGGTCTCGGCTGGCAGCAAGCTGAAGGCTGCCGTCAAGTAA
- the rpsN gene encoding 30S ribosomal protein S14 yields MAKKSKIAKNEQRKVIVERYAAKRLELKKALVDPNSTDEQREAARLGLQKLPRDASPVRVRNRDAIDGRPRGILTEYGVSRVRFRAMAHRGELPGVTKSSW; encoded by the coding sequence ATGGCCAAGAAGAGCAAGATCGCCAAGAACGAGCAGCGCAAGGTCATCGTCGAGCGTTACGCCGCGAAGCGCCTCGAGCTGAAGAAGGCGCTCGTCGACCCGAACTCGACCGACGAGCAGCGTGAAGCCGCTCGCCTCGGCCTGCAGAAGCTTCCCCGCGACGCTTCGCCGGTCCGCGTGCGCAACCGCGACGCCATCGATGGACGCCCCCGCGGTATCCTCACCGAGTACGGCGTCTCGCGTGTCCGCTTCCGCGCCATGGCGCACCGTGGCGAGCTGCCCGGTGTGACCAAGTCCAGCTGGTAA
- the rpmG gene encoding 50S ribosomal protein L33 — MAKKSQDIRPIIKLRSTAGTGYTYVTKKNRRNDPDRLVLKKYDPVVRKHVEFREER, encoded by the coding sequence ATGGCTAAGAAGTCACAGGACATCCGTCCGATCATCAAGCTCCGCTCGACCGCGGGCACCGGTTACACCTACGTGACCAAGAAGAACCGTCGCAACGACCCCGATCGTCTCGTGCTCAAGAAGTACGACCCCGTGGTCCGCAAGCACGTCGAATTCCGCGAGGAGCGTTAA
- the rpmB gene encoding 50S ribosomal protein L28, producing MAAVCQVTGAVPGFGHNISHSHRRTKRRFDPNVQKKKFYVPSLRRTITLNVSAKGIKVIDARGIESVVQDLLAKGVKL from the coding sequence ATGGCAGCTGTGTGCCAGGTGACCGGAGCCGTTCCCGGCTTCGGACACAACATCTCGCACTCGCACCGCCGGACGAAGCGCCGCTTCGACCCGAACGTGCAGAAGAAGAAGTTCTACGTCCCGTCGCTTCGCCGCACGATCACCCTCAACGTGTCCGCTAAGGGCATCAAGGTCATCGACGCCCGTGGCATCGAGTCGGTTGTCCAGGACCTCCTCGCGAAGGGTGTGAAGCTCTAA